The proteins below are encoded in one region of Methanofollis aquaemaris:
- a CDS encoding sodium-dependent transporter, whose translation MAEDQRWSSRKMFILAVVSSAIGLGNLWRFPYVAYDNGGGAFLIPYLLALFTVGIPLLILETGVGYKTHSGPPLAFKRLLGKWSSVIGWAAVLVAFLIVTYYSVIVAWSFDYLGFSFNLAWGNDPSAFFYDDFLQISDGFFSISGLNLVVLAGAILAWIWIYLSIFKGVRSVEKMVWVTVVVPWLLIIIFVLRGITLPGAMDGLAYYLTPDFSALLDPGVWIAAYGQVFYSMSIGMAIIIAYSRFLGEKSDVVKNAVVIAIADCFTSIFAGIAVFSTLGYLAYTHGVSVTEVVRSGIELAFVTYPAVISALPVLPQLFGILFFAMLITLGVGSAFSLVQAVSASLTDYIRTERWILTGVICVAAFAVSLIYMTDAGLLWLDVIDHYVNNFLVLMVGLAEAVVIGYGYGAPKLREFVNKYSDWKVGRWWDVCIWVVIPLFLGLALIINVIDGIADPYGDYPLAANLIGWAEVIVLPLLAVVLAYVYRNHEGVGVDEKASK comes from the coding sequence ATGGCAGAAGATCAGCGTTGGAGTTCTCGAAAAATGTTCATTCTCGCCGTTGTCAGTTCGGCGATCGGCCTGGGAAATCTCTGGCGTTTCCCGTATGTCGCCTATGACAACGGTGGTGGTGCGTTCCTCATTCCCTATCTGCTTGCGCTGTTTACCGTCGGTATCCCCCTCCTCATCCTGGAGACCGGGGTCGGGTATAAGACCCATTCGGGTCCGCCGCTGGCATTCAAACGTCTCCTGGGCAAGTGGTCCAGCGTGATCGGGTGGGCCGCCGTCCTGGTCGCCTTCCTGATCGTCACGTACTATTCGGTGATCGTGGCATGGAGCTTTGACTATCTGGGCTTTTCCTTTAATCTTGCCTGGGGCAATGACCCGAGTGCGTTCTTCTACGACGACTTTCTCCAGATCTCTGATGGGTTCTTCTCCATCAGCGGCCTGAATCTCGTGGTCCTCGCCGGTGCGATCCTTGCCTGGATCTGGATCTATCTTTCCATCTTCAAAGGGGTCAGGTCGGTCGAGAAGATGGTCTGGGTCACCGTCGTCGTCCCCTGGCTTCTGATCATCATCTTTGTGCTCAGAGGGATCACCCTTCCGGGCGCGATGGACGGGCTTGCCTACTATCTGACCCCCGACTTCTCGGCCCTCCTCGATCCCGGTGTCTGGATCGCCGCCTACGGCCAGGTCTTCTACTCGATGTCGATCGGGATGGCGATCATCATCGCGTACTCCAGATTCCTTGGCGAAAAGTCCGACGTGGTGAAGAACGCAGTGGTCATCGCCATCGCCGACTGTTTCACTTCCATCTTTGCCGGAATCGCTGTCTTCTCCACTCTCGGTTATCTTGCCTATACCCATGGCGTCTCGGTGACCGAGGTGGTCCGGAGCGGGATCGAACTGGCGTTCGTGACCTACCCTGCGGTCATCAGTGCACTCCCGGTCCTTCCGCAACTCTTCGGCATCCTCTTCTTTGCGATGCTCATCACCCTTGGGGTCGGTTCCGCCTTCTCCCTGGTACAGGCGGTGAGCGCCAGTCTCACAGATTATATCAGGACCGAACGCTGGATCCTCACTGGTGTGATCTGCGTCGCTGCCTTTGCTGTCAGTCTCATCTACATGACCGATGCCGGTCTCCTCTGGCTCGATGTCATCGACCACTATGTCAACAACTTCCTGGTCCTCATGGTCGGGCTTGCCGAGGCGGTCGTCATCGGGTATGGCTATGGCGCTCCGAAGCTGCGCGAGTTTGTCAATAAATATTCTGACTGGAAGGTCGGGCGCTGGTGGGACGTCTGCATCTGGGTCGTCATCCCGCTTTTCCTGGGCCTGGCCCTGATCATCAACGTCATCGACGGGATCGCGGATCCCTATGGCGACTACCCGCTCGCGGCCAACCTGATCGGGTGGGCCGAGGTCATCGTCCTCCCGCTTCTTGCAGTGGTCCTCGCCTATGTCTACCGGAACCATGAAGGCGTTGGGGTGGACGAAAAGGCCTCGAAATAA